The region GATGACCATCTCATCCGTATAATTCAGCGAATTGCTTCTCGAGTAGGACGCCGTATCGATGAAGGTTCGCCAATGGTCGACGCTCGTTTAGCGGATGGCAGTCGTGTAAATGCAACGCTCCCACCGGCAACGATCGATGGCCCAACACTTTCGATTCGTCGTTTTGGCAAGCGACGTCTAAGAGCCGATGATCTGCTGCAACTAGGTATGTTCTCGGAAACTATGCACCAGTTCTTGCAATACATGGTGATTGGTCGGCGTAACATCCTTGTCTCCGGTGGTACTGGCTCTGGTAAATCGACGTTCCTTGGCGCGGTAGCTGAATCGATTCCTGACCGCGAGAGAATCGTGACGATTGAGGATGCGGCAGAACTAATGCTCGATCAAACACATGTCGTCCGAATGGAAACCCGTCCTCCAAATGTTGAGGGGCGAGGAGTCATAACATCACGTGACCTCATGGTGAATTCGCTGCGTATGCGACCGGATCGAATCATTATAGGGGAAGTGCGTAGCGGCGAAGCACTCGATATGCTTCAGGCGATGAATACTGGGCATGATGGAAGCTTGACGACGATTCACGCAAACAGTCCCCGAGACGCTTTGAGCCGACTTGAGACCATGGTATTGATGGCAGGACTTGATCTACCTTCACGTGCCATTCGAGAGCAAATCGTTTCTGCAATCCAGGTCATCGTGCATGTGCGTCGCTATGAAGATGGTGTACGTCGGGTGGAATCCATTGCAGAAATCGCCGGACTCGAGGGAAATACGCCCCAACTTCAAGAGATCTATCGCTTCCGTCATCAAGGCCGTGAGGGCAAACGAATTCAGGGGCAACATCAAAGCACAGGAATTGTTCCTCGCGTGGTTGATCAACTCCGAGCTCTCGGAACCGACCTTCCTATGTCGCTGTTTCAGGCCGGAGGATCGTAGTGGGAACGGTAATCCTACTCGGAACGATTGGTGTCCTTGGCATGGTGGCGTATCGAATGCATCAGGCTCAGTTGCGTGCGTTAGCCCTGGATCGCTTTCAATCCCTTGAAATTGTCGAGCTAATCGACGAGCAAAATACCCAACCGCTACCACAACGCCAAGTTATTCGCCGCTATCTTTGGCTTCCCTGGATTTGCGGAGCGTTTGCATCGGTTATGGTGTTTTGGTTGGTTGGCTTAAGTGTCGTGATTTCTCTAACGATGGGGCTGATCGTTGCATTGCTCCTCGTGATTTTGGAAGTCTGGAATGCACAGCGGCAGGCTGCAAAATTGGAAGAGCAATTGGCCGAAGCAATTGACCTGATGATTGGAACCCTGGGAGCAGGGGCTGGTCTCAGCACGTCGATGAGCGTTGTTATCGAAGAACTGCGAGATCCTCTTCGTGGGCAGTTCAAAGAGATATTAGGGAAAATCAATTTCGGCGAGGATGCTCGGACCGTTTTTGCTCAACTCGCTGCTCGTATTCCACTTGATACCTACCTATTATTCGCCTCCGCATTGTCTGTTCACTGGGAAGTAGGCGGAAATCTGACACCTACACTTTCCGCTGTTGGGCAAACGATTCGTGATCGTTTGGAAATTGCCCGTCGCATTCGATCGAATGCGACGCAGTCCGATATATCGACGATCGCAATTCTCGGACTGACTTACTTTATTGCGTTAGTAATGTGGAGAAATAGTCCAGATCAGATGAAGGCATTCGTTACTTCACCAACGGGGGAGTTTTTTGTTGCAGGCTCGATGCTGCTGCAAGCTGTTGGAATCGTTTGGATGCATTGGATGAGCCGGCCGAAATTTTGAAATGAGTAACTTTTGGATTTTCTTCGTTGCGAGCTTTTGGGGGATTTCATTTATTGGAATTGCCCTACTGTGGCGTATGCTGCGGGCCTGGCAATTGACTCAATCACGTTGGAATTCTAACGAGGAAAGTGTCGAGACAAGCGAGACAGATCTTCGAGATATGGCTTGGCTTAAACGCTGGTTGTATCGTGCAGGGTATCGAAGTGAGGACGCATGGACTTGGTGGCTAGTCTCCACGATCATGTTTGTGGCTGTTGGAGCGATCGTTGCTCTTCTGTTTGTTTTTAGCGGCGCACAGTTGCTGATGATTCGGACGATTACATTGGTCCCTGGAGGTACGGGAGAAGTTTTTCTTCCGCTTGCCTACCTAGCCCCCTGGTTTCTTGCGGTCACGCTTGGCCTCACGCCATGGCTTATCGTTCGTCAGCGACGAAGGGATCGGGTACAAAAAATTGAACAAGACTTGCCATTAGCAATGGAACTATTAGCGACACTTAGCCAAGCTGGCCTTGGGTTTGATGCGGCGCTCTCCCGTGTCATGGAGACACGCCTAGCAATTCGACCGCTGGGCAAAGAGCTTCGGAGTTACCAAGCTGATGTTATGTCTGGTCGTGCGCGCTCAGAGTGTCTTCGCCGTCTTGCGTGGCGAGCTGATGTGCCAGGACTATCCATTTTGACATCGGCACTTGTACAAGCAGATCAAGTGGGTATGGGGATTTCCGACGTTCTTAGAAGACAGGCAGATGACTTGCGTTCACGCCGTCGAGAACGGGCCAATATGTTCGCCATGGGACTCGCTACGAAGAGAATGTTCCCACTGGTGATCTGTTTTCTGCCGGGGCTCTTTGTCTGGACGCTTGGCCCGGTATTCATCCAGTTGATCCAAATGGCAGATACTTTTACCCAAGTACGCAACTTCTAATGCGACCGACTACTCAGTTGATCGATGCGCAATCTGGAGCTGTATTGCTTACGCGACTGCAATTGGCGATGACATTTTGGAGCCGGTTTCGAGGGCTTCAGCTTGCTCGACGGTTAGAAAGCAACGAAGGGCTTCTGCTCGCCCCGTGTCATTCCGTGCACACGCAGTTCATGCGTTTTTCCATTGATATCTATTTTTGCTCATCGTCAGGCGAGGTACTTTCCCGCAAGCTAAATGCGAGACCATGGATTACTGTTGCCACTAACAAGAAGGCTGGTTTTGTAATTGAAACGACTTCTCGCACAAAGCCTTTGCTGGAAGTCGGACAAGAAGTCTCGTTACATAATACATTTGACCAGAACATTACGTTCCATAAGTGCCTTGCTAGCATGGGTGGGCGTTAAGACACTTCCAAATCTCAGCCGTTTCGGATAAACGGGCTGCATCGCATGCAACGATTTTGCCGATATCAAGTCGTGTTGCTGTAAGGTAGCACGCAAAGGGACTTGATAATC is a window of Bremerella sp. TYQ1 DNA encoding:
- a CDS encoding DUF192 domain-containing protein, whose protein sequence is MTFWSRFRGLQLARRLESNEGLLLAPCHSVHTQFMRFSIDIYFCSSSGEVLSRKLNARPWITVATNKKAGFVIETTSRTKPLLEVGQEVSLHNTFDQNITFHKCLASMGGR
- a CDS encoding CpaF family protein; protein product: MSDDSLRDLFGRNTASVPLQRMKREEKKRSQTLQTSVPLANESGSVNYLNVKADLHRTLLDDLDRRNLIGASESDLNRFVRDFVDQALEETVVPLNDQERARLVDDLLEETLGVGPLASLMADPAVTDILVNGPHQIYVERFGQLEQTKVQFRDDDHLIRIIQRIASRVGRRIDEGSPMVDARLADGSRVNATLPPATIDGPTLSIRRFGKRRLRADDLLQLGMFSETMHQFLQYMVIGRRNILVSGGTGSGKSTFLGAVAESIPDRERIVTIEDAAELMLDQTHVVRMETRPPNVEGRGVITSRDLMVNSLRMRPDRIIIGEVRSGEALDMLQAMNTGHDGSLTTIHANSPRDALSRLETMVLMAGLDLPSRAIREQIVSAIQVIVHVRRYEDGVRRVESIAEIAGLEGNTPQLQEIYRFRHQGREGKRIQGQHQSTGIVPRVVDQLRALGTDLPMSLFQAGGS
- a CDS encoding type II secretion system F family protein; protein product: MSNFWIFFVASFWGISFIGIALLWRMLRAWQLTQSRWNSNEESVETSETDLRDMAWLKRWLYRAGYRSEDAWTWWLVSTIMFVAVGAIVALLFVFSGAQLLMIRTITLVPGGTGEVFLPLAYLAPWFLAVTLGLTPWLIVRQRRRDRVQKIEQDLPLAMELLATLSQAGLGFDAALSRVMETRLAIRPLGKELRSYQADVMSGRARSECLRRLAWRADVPGLSILTSALVQADQVGMGISDVLRRQADDLRSRRRERANMFAMGLATKRMFPLVICFLPGLFVWTLGPVFIQLIQMADTFTQVRNF
- a CDS encoding type II secretion system F family protein gives rise to the protein MGTVILLGTIGVLGMVAYRMHQAQLRALALDRFQSLEIVELIDEQNTQPLPQRQVIRRYLWLPWICGAFASVMVFWLVGLSVVISLTMGLIVALLLVILEVWNAQRQAAKLEEQLAEAIDLMIGTLGAGAGLSTSMSVVIEELRDPLRGQFKEILGKINFGEDARTVFAQLAARIPLDTYLLFASALSVHWEVGGNLTPTLSAVGQTIRDRLEIARRIRSNATQSDISTIAILGLTYFIALVMWRNSPDQMKAFVTSPTGEFFVAGSMLLQAVGIVWMHWMSRPKF